The following DNA comes from Meles meles chromosome 8, mMelMel3.1 paternal haplotype, whole genome shotgun sequence.
CTGGGCCGGGCCGGGGGCAGCGAGTTGCTGCTGAGGGAGCGGCGGCAGCGCTGGCAGCCCCGGAGGTAGGCGCCCGAGCCGGCGCCCATGACCACGGCCTCCGAGTAGCTGGGCACCAGCTGCCGGTTGGAGCAGATGTGCCACTCCAGCTCGGTGAAGTCCACCGTGGCCACGCGGGAGAGCGGGGGCCCGCTGGGCACGGCGCCGGGGGGCGGCGAGCTGGCCCCGAACAGCTTCTCCACCTGGTAGTGCACGTGGGCCGTGCCGTAGGCCGCCACGACGCGCAGCGGCCAGGACAGCGTGGCCGCCGACACCAGCCAGAAGACCCAGGCGCGGGCGTACCAGGGCGGGCTGCGGGGGTCCGCGAAGACCATGAGGGACTCGCGGAAGTCCACGTCCTTCAGGTGCATGCCCTCGCGGGCCTCCAGGTAGTCGTCCAGGCCCTCGTTGGCGCTGAAGAAGCGGGCCCGCTGGGTGAGGTACGAGGCCTCGGCCTCGGCGCTGCCGAAGCTGAAGCACTTGCTGAAGCGCAGCCGCGTGGCCGCGTGCTCCGCCAGGCCCACGAGCTCCTTGGAGACGTCGCGGACGCCGTGCGCCGAGTAGTCGAACTCGCCGCGCGCCGTGCGGCTGTCCGCGCGCTCGTGGTAGACCTGCGTGGTGGTGTAGGCGTCGCCGTTCCGGTAGCGGGTGATCTGGCGCGTGCGGCGCACGTAGTGGTAGCTGGTGGCCTTCCACCAGACGCACGGCGGCGCCCGCTGCAGCCGGCGGATCAGCGCCAGCACCGCGTCCGCGTCGGCGCGCGGCGCCCGGCAGGAGCGCACGTGGCAGTGCCAGCACTCGGCCAGGTAGAGGAGGTAGAGGAGGGAGACGAAGGCCAGCGGGATGTACAGGTAGCCGTCGGAGCAGGGGCTGGCCGGGTAGGTGGGCGGGGGGGCCCCGGCCCCTCGGGCCAGAGCTGCCTCAGGCCCCAGGACCAGCCTCGGCACGGTGGCCAGGCGACACCAGGCCACCACGGCGCCGCAGGCATGGATGAGCAGCGTGAGGAGCAGGCACTTCCAGTGCGACTCTCGGCACAGGGAGCTTCCCAGCGACTGTTTCAAGGGCCGCTGCTGCAGGGcgggcagagaggggagaggcgTGGGTCAGGACAGGCCATCGGTCacacctgcccctctgcctgcgcCCCGGGAAGGAGCTGGGGCTAGGTTCCCCACTCCAtggggggaggaaaaggaggctCTGAGGGACCGAGCCTCTTGCCCCAAACCTCACCCCTCCGGCTCTCACAGTAGGGCTGCAGGATTCAAACCGGGGCCTCTCTGCCCCGGATCCTGTCCTCTACTGCGTCCCCATCATCTCTCAGTCAAGGGCATCCAGGACAAAACAGACCCATCTCtgccaggaggaaggaagggcccCCTGACTGGCCGTTGAGAAAATGGAGCtctggtcccagctctgcccctaaTTTGCTGTGTGGTCTTGGCCATAttgctcccctctctgggccttgattCCTGGACCTGTTGGTACAGGAGGCCAGGGTGGCAGGGGGCCTAAGGATGAAGAGCCTGGGCTTTGGAGCCCCACGGCCCAGGACTCAGTGCTGGCACTTACTGGTCCCTCTggacctcagtctcctcatctgtaaactggggctTTTGTGAGGTTTCAACAAGATCTTACGTGTAGTCATCTCGGCACAGGGTCTGGCCATGGCGATAAATATTATTGCTGTTGCCCTGAGACTCCCTCTGGTCCCTTGGTTCCACTTAGAGACTTGGGAGAAGTTTTTAAGTAAGCGAGAAAGAGGAAGAGCTGGGAACGGAGGAGGTGTGAGTCGGGGGAGCAGATGGAGCGGCGTCCTCCGCTCCCCATCTGTGCTGAGACGGCGGGGGTGGAACACAGCTGCTGGGCAGCAGGGGCCACTCTTGGCCCCGGGGCGGTTGGCCTCCCCCCTCCTGCCTGGCCCCCACCTCACCTCTAGCGTccccacagagacagaaatgggggaaggagtggggaagggatggagaaggaaaagTTAAGGGGCCACCTCTTCACCCCAGGACCGCCAGGTCTTGAGAGACCCCAGAGGAGAGGAAatgcccccagcccagcccagggcagcCTACCCTACCCCCGGTCACCCGCCACAGGTACACATCCCCACCGTGATCTGCAGGTCGGGTGAGAGGCACGCACAGCCCACGTTTGTCACAGACCCGCCTACCACCCATGTGCACACGGCCGGCTCAGCCCAGATCCCGGACCTTCACGGGTGCCCACCCGATCATAACATGGCGCACAGGTGCCTGCgcttgcgccccccccccccaccacgcacacgcgcacacagaCCCACCCAgcacaggacacacacacacacacacatgcatatacccGTTACAAATTCACTGAAGCCCAGGTCCACACCAGAGCCTCGCCTGAGCGCGTGCACAGCCTCCAACCCCACCCCGGCTGCAACCTGAAATCACACCCTAGACTCTACAGGAGAGACCCACCCACGACGGAACACGCTCACACATCCCCACATCACCCGAGCGAAGCACCCACCAGACCATCACCTGACTTTGGCTCACCCAAGGTGTGGGGAGTGTGGACTAGCATTCACACACCCACAAGCACACTACATTCATCCAAACACATACGCAGACCCACTGACCACCTATCACCCCCACGC
Coding sequences within:
- the TMEM151A gene encoding transmembrane protein 151A, which produces MPEGGGGDSGEVPAFIPDGEPLREEQRPLKQSLGSSLCRESHWKCLLLTLLIHACGAVVAWCRLATVPRLVLGPEAALARGAGAPPPTYPASPCSDGYLYIPLAFVSLLYLLYLAECWHCHVRSCRAPRADADAVLALIRRLQRAPPCVWWKATSYHYVRRTRQITRYRNGDAYTTTQVYHERADSRTARGEFDYSAHGVRDVSKELVGLAEHAATRLRFSKCFSFGSAEAEASYLTQRARFFSANEGLDDYLEAREGMHLKDVDFRESLMVFADPRSPPWYARAWVFWLVSAATLSWPLRVVAAYGTAHVHYQVEKLFGASSPPPGAVPSGPPLSRVATVDFTELEWHICSNRQLVPSYSEAVVMGAGSGAYLRGCQRCRRSLSSNSLPPARPSGPRLPFSRSRLSLGAGGRATPGVFRSLSGGPLGRRGEDTEPLESPPCYEDALYFPVLIVHGDSGCQGDGQGAL